In one window of Drosophila mauritiana strain mau12 chromosome X, ASM438214v1, whole genome shotgun sequence DNA:
- the LOC117147206 gene encoding LOW QUALITY PROTEIN: band 7 protein AGAP004871-like (The sequence of the model RefSeq protein was modified relative to this genomic sequence to represent the inferred CDS: substituted 1 base at 1 genomic stop codon), whose product MTDNEPKGCMEWVVTLFSVLIFIITSPIAIFICFKVVAEYERAIIFRLGRLSGGARGPGMFFILPCIDEYRKVDLRTVTFNVPQQEMLTKDSVTVTVDAVVYYRISDPLYAVIQVEDYSMSTRLLAATTLRNIVGTRNLSELLTERETLAHNMQATLDEATEPWGVMVERAEIKDVSLPVSMQRAMAAEAEAARDARAKVIAAEGEKKSATALKEASDVISASPSALQLRYLQTLSSISAEKNSTIIFPLPMELLTPYLAKYAHLMGPPPELKQSPEKSDNXVLDAHAAWPKTNL is encoded by the exons ATGA CGGATAACGAGCCCAAGGGCTGCATGGAGTGGGTGGTCACCCTGTTCTCCGTGCTGATCTTCATCATCACATCGCCCATCGCCATCTTCATATGCTTCAAGGTGGTGGCGGAGTACGAGCGGGCGATCATCTTCCGGCTGGGCAGACTGAGCGGCGGAGCTCGTGGTCCCGGCATGTTCTTCATCCTGCCGTGCATCGATGAGTACCGCAAGGTGGACCTGCGCACGGTTACCTTCAATGTGCCGCAGCAGGAGATGCTGACGAAGGATTCCGTGACGGTCACCGTGGACGCGGTGGTCTACTATCGCATCAGTGATCCCCTTTACGCGGTCATCCAGGTCGAGGACTACAGCATGTCCACCCGCCTCCTGGCGGCCACCACGCTCCGAAACATCGTCGGCACTCGCAACCTGTCCGAGCTGCTAACCGAGCGCGAAACCCTGGCCCACAACATGCAGGCCACCTTGGACGAGGCCACCGAGCCCTGGGGCGTCATGGTGGAGCGCGCTGAGAT CAAGGACGTCTCCCTGCCCGTTTCCATGCAGCGCGCCATGGCCGCCGAGGCGGAGGCCGCTCGTGATGCTCGTGCCAAGGTGATTGCCGCCGAGGGTGAGAAAAAGTCCGCCACAGCGCTCAAGGAGGCCTCCGACGTCATCTCCGCCAGTCCATCGGCCTTGCAG CTGCGCTACTTGCAAACCCTGAGCAGCATCTCCGCCGAGAAGAACTCCACCATCATCTTCCCTCTGCCCATGGAGCTGCTGACTCCGTACCTGGCCAAGTACGCCCACTTGATGGGACCGCCACCAGAACTTAAGCAATCGCCGGAGAAGTCCGATAACTAAGTTTTAGACGCACATGCCGCTTGGCCAAAGACCAACCTATGA
- the LOC117147207 gene encoding sodium/potassium/calcium exchanger 1-like, whose product MSEKENSLNNTAGGSPAEEDKQEEKEQEKEKQEEPAKKKSEEVGSSPPPKRMRVDDPALGELVRLLVELDVQQAELELSASGCDSGNLGGAGGSNSNKTQLESQELDVQQAELELSASGCDSGNLGGAGGSNSNKTQLKSQEKEQDQEKDEEEEKEQEQEEQKDEEQQEDEMEEEEELEGIPVAEAVPVEQIKHVHDKLLIDFITSLKLQD is encoded by the exons ATGTCGGAGAAAGAAAACAGCCTCAACAACACCGCAGGTGGTTCCCCCGCGGAAGAGGACAAGCAGGAGGAGAAAGAGCAGGAGAAGGAAAAGCAGGAAGAGCCGGCAAAGAAAAAATCTGAGGAGGTCGGTTCTTCACCGCCACCAAAGCGCATGCGAGTCGACGATCCGGCCCTCGGAGAGCTGGTTCGGCTGCTCGTCGAGTTGGATGTACAACAGGCAGAGCTGGAATTAAGCGCTAGTGGCTGCGACTCAGGGAATCTTGGTGGCGCTGGCGGCAGCAATTCCAATAAGACCCAACTGGAGTCCCAAGAGTTGGATGTACAACAGGCAGAGCTGGAATTAAGCGCTAGTGGCTGCGACTCAGGGAATCTTGGTGGCGCTGGCGGCAGCAATTCCAATAAGACCCAACTGAAGTCCCAAGAGAAAGAGCAGGATCAGGAAAAGGATGAGGAGGAAGAAAaagagcaggagcaggaagaGCAGAAGGATGAAGAGCAGCAGGAGGACGAGATGGAGGAGGAAGAG GAGCTGGAAGGGATCCCAGTTGCGGAAGCCGTGCCTGTTGAGCAGATCAAACATGTGCACGACAAGCTACTCATTGACTTCATTACGAGCTTGAAGCTACAGGACTAA
- the LOC117147652 gene encoding uncharacterized protein LOC117147652, with product MATPNEADIAGEEKGLEGQSVSKEDPPPAAVVPKVPKAPNDPNDPESLTLEERRDSVAQMVEDINVQLKKLLKKTIMMLEIPEPLLKKKKLGVVSTMIPSRRAPKLKRRDVRRVIMGLAAHRAHLHSESIINHHE from the coding sequence ATGGCTACCCCGAATGAAGCCGACATTGCCGGAGAGGAAAAGGGCCTCGAGGGCCAATCTGTTTCGAAGGAAGATCCACCGCCTGCGGCAGTGGTACCCAAAGTGCCCAAAGCGCCCAATGATCCCAATGATCCCGAATCTCTAACCCTGGAGGAGAGGAGGGACTCTGTGGCACAGATGGTGGAGGACATCAACGTACAGTTgaaaaaattgttgaaaaaaACGATCATGATGCTGGAGATACCAGAACCTCTCCTGAAGAAGAAGAAACTCGGGGTAGTGTCCACCATGATCCCCTCCCGTAGGGCACCCAAGTTGAAGCGCAGAGATGTGAGGAGAGTGATCATGGGCCTCGCGGCGCATCGTGCACACCTGCACTCCGAATCTATTATCAACCACCACGAATAA
- the LOC117147532 gene encoding glycoprotein-N-acetylgalactosamine 3-beta-galactosyltransferase 1, translated as MAGEYITLENPSTYPGFLSSSNGLANGKYRSAQRISTDRLVLLILLVSTTVIGLYAYWDVMVLTAGTLPLPRGTSSVEYMESGLRNETLAEKMHREVRVLCWVLTTPKYHKTRAIHVLRTWGKRCNKIYFMTSEPDDELPTVVLTKPDRYEVLWGKTKEAFVHIHEQMRHEADWFIKADDDTYLFLENLRYMLYPYSPETPIYFGFNYKMVGTHQKNESYMSGGSGYVLSREALRIFAEGLNDTTKCRQEDDHAEDVEMGKCLFNLGVKAGDSRDEQLRNRFYPIAPYSALLSGNVGMDFWLYKYAYYNPRSCMDCLSEYPVAFHYVNSKQLYVYDYFNYQFQRSGRAQVAERLPKKIREEELVIPESDNPES; from the exons ATGGCCGGGGAATATATCACACTGGAGAACCCGTCGACTTATCCGGGCTTCCTTTCCAGTTCCAACGGATTGGCGAACGGCAAGTACCGCTCCGCCCAGCGCATATCCACCGATCGCCTGGTCCTGCTGATCCTGCTGGTGAGCACCACGGTGATCGGGCTGTATGCCTACTGGGATGTAATGGTGCTCACCGCCGGCACACTGCCACTGCCCAGAGGCACTAGCTCCGTTGAGTACATGGAGTCTGGGCTGCGCAACGAAACTCTGGCCGAGAAGATGCATCGGGAGGTGAGAGTCCTGTGCTGGGTGCTCACCACACCCAAATACCACAAGACCCGGGCCATTCACGTTTTGCGAACCTGGGGCAAACGCTGCAACAAGATCTACTTCATGACCTCAGAGCCGGACGACGAGCTGCCCACCGTTGTGCTGACCAAGCCGGACCGATACGAGGTGCTGTGGGGCAAGACCAAAGAGGCCTTTGTCCACATCCACGAGCAGATGCGCCACGAGGCGGATTGGTTCATAAAGGCGGACGACGACAC CTACctctttttggaaaatctGCGCTACATGCTCTACCCGTATTCTCCGGAGACACCTATTTATTTTGGGTTTAATTACAAGATGGTCGGCACTCACCAGAAGAACGAG TCATACATGTCCGGCGGCAGTGGCTACGTGCTAAGCCGCGAGGCTCTTAGGATCTTCGCCGAGGGCCTTAACGACACCACCAAGTGCCGCCAGGAGGACGATCACGCCGAGGACGTCGAGATGGGCAAGTGCCTGTTCAATCTGGGCGTGAAGGCGGGTGATTCCAGGGACGAGCAGCTGCGCAACCGCTTCTATCCCATAGCTCCTTATTCAGCCCTTCTCTCGGGCAACGTCGGCATGGACTTCTGGTTGTACAAGTACGCCTACTACAATCCGAGATCG TGCATGGACTGCCTGTCGGAGTACCCGGTGGCCTTCCACTATGTGAACAGCAAGCAGCTGTACGTGTATGACTACTTCAACTACCAGTTCCAGCGCTCCGGAAGGGCGCAGGTGGCGGAACGGCTGCCCAAGAAGATCCGGGAGGAGGAGCTGGTCATCCCCGAGAGCGACAATCCGGAGTCCTAG
- the LOC117147620 gene encoding uncharacterized protein LOC117147620, with translation MKVVCSIVVLWTCLITMWQSAGHVNAEGCLKHHNLTSAQVEAVAPSTPVAEVPVAVKCYSRCLIQDYFGDDGKIDLQKVGKRGSEEDLVILSQCKQQFDGVTNLDTCDYPYLILQCYFRVKQSGTIAS, from the exons ATGAAGGTTGTGTGCAGCATCGTTGTTCTATGGACTTGCTTGATAACTATG TGGCAGTCAGCTGGCCACGTTAACGCAGAGGGTTGCCTGAAGCACCACAACCTGACCAGTGCCCAAGTGGAGGCAGTGGCTCCATCCACTCCCGTTGCGGAGGTTCCTGTGGCCGTTAAGTGCTACAGCAGGTGTCTGATCCAGGATTATTTCGGCGATGATGGCAAAATCGATCTGCAGAAGGTGGGAAAGCGAGGATCTGAGGAGGACCTTGTGATTTTGTCCCAGTGCAAGCAGCAATTCGATGGCGTCACCAATCTGGACACGTGCGACTATCCATACCTGATTCTACAGTGTTATTTTAGGGTCAAGCAGAGCGGAACTATCGCCTCGTaa
- the LOC117146744 gene encoding uncharacterized protein LOC117146744 isoform X1 — protein MPQQAKDINDNVGMEAHIYENLPGLTSTPKGQLNAELRKYFPREAIYENLCRGCGYGVFAAQGRYCHFCQCIVSGGVVSTPPPPPPPPLSPISGESSNIYENICDLCRGIYSDNERCRCQRSETPAKAPASPTPPTPPTPPTKVKSRSLLGYSKSSAATLTRLFGSLKQLNRSSSLQRRIFPRTPTNGSGSAGSLEIIHNVDEVFRTQETFDLQRICELKLEQQQLKGSQSDQHIYGRVREPGEESQSHKRERKKPRVSRIRLLQDESPADASGSSLYLNESICQWMTSLRRQVHHYDEGPWQQPKSVPARDPSSSAEESTVTLRRSTEESAKCADEQAKLVKDFKRKLQLKRAQNVEPEREQRRCAITANFVNDYLSALGEEKEAVQPQQVAAIEEHVAVVAIAIQPQVSVSLLRLMQSLALSASLHVCVRGFLTAYDKSFSLWLWHQQQQQRQQPPINGYRRRRARDSVVAVVGDWRRRLPLFAISSADSNDRSLVSASVSVSPAISESVDVCAAAASRRRANRTTKRRGTAIVSEEGVCGGESSTSSNNTKKNNNNNSNNSNNNNSGALMAAPKPNGEAERPSTTSNNNNINCSSNNNHHTVDTESGINNNNNNDSNANCNVNEQQQQQQQQPITQNCVIKVRRPAPKVPVRNPNTSLSNPRQAEEEQTKPNGGEKDNLRGNSFAAENASLEEQEEESIYQPIWQFKTMEPVDQEIIEALPVEGDDEEDEDEEDDVVDDEEEDLGDYDESLPSDADADVMALQAAAVFAAGVRHKLSTSTLTKRSKMMMPTPLPSPTASMDHGAWETDMEFMYSRESKEDTDETLSLGSTVTNSTATLGSISSTGSSVTGQTKDTPKDLPADQQPPAVAPTKLAEIVPLVHPILRNICIFYSQKDPKKYSAIFYDYHRSLVHQRFMTRIRRPAPPPPAQVATSNTTSVAPRSDDSGCSCEAEDSDPHQHNPTPAIPKPLKEEWERALLAAGAVAGKRGVAPRTGRKLRVRSNARLLLTDSVLAWRDTLQDVHCCEDEEDMIVPVTDILRAQQIQEDNEVQQTQQTTILQRYKSVSIGNLLDLPGEDDKKSIKNRMRMKFAVNSNVFRINRSPKSEKKSRSRRGQVNSLYLDEQKYPLFAAPLSALELNMTDHPNVPRFVVDVCAYIEQPECIEQDGLYRASGNKVLVDELRKKLTHVYDPRWLKTDDIHTLTSLHKQFFRELTSPLITQEAYERLDRSLNDDAAIERMSLAFDDMPEPNRSTLRFLIRHLTRVAAASASNRMPSTNLAIVWGPCLLSANQIQLDIGRMNMLAKVLIENYDRIFHPDNERLVC, from the exons ATGCCACAGCAGGCGAAGGACATCAACGATAACGTCGGCATGGAGGCGCACATCTACGAGAATCTGCCGGGCCTGACCTCCACCCCCAAAGGTCAGCTGAACGCGGAGCTGCGCAAGTATTTTCCGCGCGAGGCGATCTACGAGAATCTTTGTCGGGGTTGCGGCTACGGCGTGTTTGCCGCCCAAGGACGCTACTGCCATTTCTGCCAGTGCATCGTGAGCGGGGGCGTGGTGAGTACACCGCCTCCCCCACCGCCACCGCCTCTTTCGCCGATTTCCGGCGAGAGCAGCAACATCTATGAGAACATCTGCGACTTGTGCCGCGGCATTTACAGCGACAACGAGCGGTGCCGGTGTCAAAGGTCAGAGACGCCAGCCAAAGCGCCCGCTTCGcccacaccacccacaccGCCGACACCACCCACCAAGGTCAAGTCGCGGTCGCTCTTGGGCTACTCCAAGTCCAGTGCGGCGACCTTGACCCGTCTCTTCGGCTCTCTTAAGCAGCTGAACCGCTCGTCGTCGCTGCAGCGCAGGATATTCCCGAGGACTCCCACGAATGGCAGTGGCAGCGCTGGCTCCCTCGAAATCATCCACAACGTGGACGAGGTGTTCCGCACCCAGGAGACCTTCGACCTCCAGCGCATTTGCGAACTGaagctggagcagcagcaactgaaGGGCAGCCAAAGCGATCAGCACATCTACGGCCGCGTAAGAGAGCCAGGCGAAGAGAGCCAGAGCCACAAGAGAGAGCGCAAGAAGCCGCGCGTCTCTCGCATTCGCCTGCTGCAGGACGAAAGCCCAGCGGATGCATCAGGATCCTCATTGTATCTCAACGAGAGCATCTGCCAGTGGATGACCTCCCTGAGGAGGCAGGTGCACCACTACGACGAGGGGCCGTGGCAGCAGCCAAAGAGCGTGCCAGCGCGCGATCCTTCATCCTCCGCCGAGGAGAGCACAGTCACACTGCGCAGAAGCACGGAGGAGAGTGCAAAGTGTGCGGACGAACAGGCGAAGTTGGTCAAGGACTTTAAGCGAAAGCTTCAGCTGAAGAGAGCGCAGAACGTGGAGCCGGAAAGAGAGCAACGACGCTGCGCCATCACGGCCAACTTTGTGAATGACTATCTGAGCGCACTGGGCGAAGAGAAAGAGGCAGTGCAGCCGCAACAGGTGGCCGCAATCGAAGAGCACGTCGCAGTCGTGGCAATCGCAATTCAGCCCCAAGTCTCTGTATCTCTCTTGCGCTTGATGCAGAGCCTCGCTCTTTCGGCCAGCTtgcacgtgtgtgtgcgtggctTTCTCACCGCCTATGACAAATCGTTCAGCTTGTGGCTGTggcaccagcaacaacaacagcgacaacAACCACCGATCAACGGTTATCGGCGAAGGAGAGCGCGTGACTCAGTTGTTGCCGTTGTGGGGGATTGGCGACGGCGCCTGCCTCTCTTCGCCATCTCCTCCGCCGACAGCAACGATCGTTCGCTGGTCTCGGcttcggtttcagtttcgcCAGCGATTTCAGAGAGCGTGGACgtgtgtgctgctgctgcgtcgCGACGTCGCGCGAATCGAACTACGAAGCGAAGAGGGACAGCGATAGTCAGTGAAGAGGGTGTGTGCGGGGGCGAGAGCTCCACCAGCAGTAACAACACcaagaaaaacaataataataacagtaacaacagcaacaacaacaacagcggtgCTTTGATGGCAGCGCCTAAGCCAAATGGCGAGGCAGAGCGCCCCTCAacaaccagcaacaacaacaacatcaactgcagcagcaacaacaaccatcACACAGTTGACACTGAAAGCGGcattaacaacaacaacaataacgaTAGCAACGCCAATTGCAATGTCAAtgagcaacagcaacaacaacaacagcagccaaTCACACAG AATTGCGTTATTAAAGTTCGACGACCGGCGCCAAAAGTACCCGTTCGAAATCCCAACACATCTTTGAGCAATCCCCGCCAAGCTGAAGAGGAGCAGACGAAGCCGAACGGAGGGGAAAAGGATAACCTGAGAGGCAACTCCTTTGCCGCAGAGAATGCCAGCCtagaggagcaggaggaggagtcCATTTACCAACCCATTTGGCAGTTCAAGACAATGGAACCCGTCGATCAGGAGATAATTGAAGCCCTTCCCGTCGAGGGCGACGAtgaggaggacgaggacgaggaagACGACGTCGTGgatgacgaggaggaggatCTGGGGGACTACGACGAGTCCCTGCCATCCGATGCTGATGCGGATGTGATGGCTCTCCAGGCGGCGGCGGTCTTTGCTGCCGGAGTGCGCCACAAGTTGTCCACATCGACGCTGACCAAGCGTTCCAAAATGATGATGCCGACGCCCCTGCCCTCGCCCACCGCCTCCATGGACCACGGAGCGTGGGAGACGGACATGGAGTTCATGTACTCGCGGGAGAGCAAGGAGGACACGGATGAAACGCTAAGCCTGGGCAGTACGGTGACGAACAGCACAGCGACCTTGGGCTCCATCAGCAGCACGGGCAGCAGCGTCACCGGGCAGACAAAGGATACGCCAAAGGATCTGCCAGCGGATCAGCAGCCACCTGCCGTGGCGCCTACGAAGCTGGCGGAGATCGTGCCTCTGGTGCATCCGATCCTGAGgaacatttgcattttctaCAGCCAAAAAGATCCGAAGAAGTACAGCGCTATATTCTACGACTACCATCGTTCACTGGTCCACCAGCGGTTCATGACCCGCATCCGCCGACCGGCCCCACCGCCACCCGCCCAGGTGGCCACCTCGAACACCACGAGTGTGGCACCACGCAGCGATGACAGTGGCTGCAGTTGCGAGGCGGAGGATTCGGATCCCCACCAGCACAACCCCACGCCGGCCATTCCGAAGCCCTTGAAGGAGGAGTGGGAGCGGGCCTTGCTCGCCGCGGGGGCGGTGGCCGGCAAGAGGGGCGTGGCTCCGCGGACGGGACGCAAGCTGCGCGTCCGCTCCAATGCGAGGCTGCTGCTCACGGACTCCGTGCTGGCGTGGCGGGATACGCTGCAGGATGTACACTGCtgcgaggacgaggaggacaTG ATTGTGCCAGTGACTGACATTCTGCGGGCGCAGCAGATCCAGGAGGACAATGAGGTGCAGCAGACGCAGCAGACCACGATTCTCCAGCGCTACAAGAGCGTCTCCATTGGCAACCTGCTCGATCTGCCCGGCGAGGATGACAAGAAGTCCATCAAGAATCGCATGCGAATGAAGT TCGCCGTCAACAGCAATGTGTTTCGCAT CAACCGTTCCCCGAAGAGCGAGAAGAAGTCGCGTTCACGGCGAGGCCAGGTGAACAGCTTGTACCTGGACGAGCAGAAGTATCCGCTCTTCGCCGCTCCGCTCAGCGCATTGGAGCTCAACATGACCGATCATCCGAATGTTCCACGCTTCGTGGTCGACGTCTGCGCCTACATCGAACAGCCGGAGTGCATCGAGCAGGACGGACTGTACCGCGCATCGGGCAACAAGGTTCTGGTGGACGAGCTGCGCAAGAAGCTGACCCACGTGTACGATCCCCGCTGGCTGAAGACGGACGACATCCACACGCTGACCAGTCTGCACAAGCAGTTCTTCCGCGAGCTCACCTCTCCGCTCATCACACAGGAGGCCTACGAGCGCCTGGACAGGAGCCTCAACGACGACGCCGCCATCGAGCGGATGAGCTTGGCCTTTGACGACATGCCGGAGCCGAATCGCTCCACGCTGCGCTTCCTCATAAGGCACTTGACCAG AGTTGCCGCTGCCAGCGCTTCGAATCGCATGCCGTCCACCAATTTGGCCATCGTTTGGGGTCCTTGTCTGCTGAGTGCCAATCAGATACAGCTGGACATCGGACGCATGAACATGCTGGCCAAGGTGCTGATCGAGAACTATGATCGCATCTTTCATCCGGACAACGAGCGTCTAGTTTGCTAG